In one window of Camelus bactrianus isolate YW-2024 breed Bactrian camel chromosome 13, ASM4877302v1, whole genome shotgun sequence DNA:
- the ELOA gene encoding elongin-A produces the protein MHGGRSCGPRTQREPSSGEEAAPVTAMAAESVLQVVEKLQARLAANPDPKKLLKYLKKLSTLPITVDILAETGVGKTVNSLRKHEHVGSFARDLVAQWKKLVPVERNTEPDEQDFEKSNSRKRPRDGLQKEEEVEGDCAESWKASSSRSYSPDQRQRKHRKLSELERPHKVSHSHERRDDRKRCHRASPVYSSDHESSDYGHVQSPPSSTSPHQMSVDHYRSLEEDHQPFVPHQKPGKGHSNAFQDRLGVSQERLTPSEPQGREVVSQSKEHRSSHREKRPVDAKEDEKSSLSREKSHKATSKEENRRPPSGDTKEKPPSSGVKKEKEKEGSTRKKVLPPLEVASDNHLKKPKYRDPEKTKSDKNKQSLESLDIGKGAGDLLPKVKEKVSNNLKTQEGKGKPSLSDRKSAGSFPKNEEADMDDEFEQPTMSFESYLSYDQPRKKKKKIVKTSATTLGEKGLKKNDSKSTSKNLDSVQKLPKVNENKSEKLPPAGANSAKLRKVPSDALPALPDLPLPVIQANYRPLPSLDLMSSFQPKRKALSSPQEEEETGFTGRRMNSKMQVYSGSKCAYLPKMMTLHEQCIRILKNNIDSIFEVGGVPYSVLEPVLERCTPDQLYRIEEYNHVLIEETDQLWKVHCHRDFKDERPEEYESWREMYLRLQDAREQRLRVLTKNILHAHANKPKGRQAKMAFVNSVAKPPRDVRRRQEKFGTGGAAVPEKIRIKPAPYPTGSSRAPFSSGSSNSFNASPEEPAYDGPSTSGAHSAPVVSSTVSYDPRKPTVKKIAPMMAKTIKAFKNRFSRR, from the exons ATGCACGGAGGGCGGAGCTGCGGCCCGAGGACGCAACGCGAGCCCAGTTCCGGCGAGGAGGCCGCGCCAGTGACAGCGATGGCGGCGGAGTCGGTGCTCCAAGTTGTGGAGAAGCTGCAGGCGCGCCTGGCGGCGAACCCGGACCCGAAGAAG ctactgaaatatttgaagaaactcTCCACCTTGCCTATTACAGTAGACATTCTTGCG GAGACCGGTGTTGGAAAAACAGTAAATAGCTTGCGAAAGCACGAGCATGTTGGAAGCTTTGCCAGGGACCTAGTGGCCCAGTGGAAGAAGCTAGTTCCTGTGGAACG aaatactGAGCCTGATGAACAAGATTTTGAGAAGAGCAATTCTCGAAAGCGCCCAAGAGATGGCCttcagaaggaggaggaggtagaGGGGGACTGTGCAGAAAGCTGGAAGGCCTCCAGCAGCCGGTCGTATAGTCCCgatcagagacagagaaaacacagaaaactcTCAGAGCTCGAGCGGCCTCACAAAGTATCTCACAGTCACGAGAGGAGAGACGACAGAAAGAGGTGCCACAGAGCTTCTCCAGTTTACTCTTCGGACCATGAATCTTCTGACTATGGCCACGTTCAGTCCCCTCCGTCATCCACTAGTCCTCATCAGATGTCTGTGGACCATTACAGATCCCTGGAGGAGGACCACCAGCCCTTTGTTCCACACCAGAAGCCTGGCAAAGGCCACAGCAATGCCTTTCAGGACAGACTGGGGGTCAGTCAAGAACGACTGACCCCCAGTGAACCCCAGGGGAGAGAGGTTGTGAGTCAGAGCAAGGAGCACAGATCTTCCCATAGAGAAAAACGTCCAGTGGATGCCAAAGAAGATGAGAAGTCTTCTTTGAGCAGAGAAAAATCACACAAGGCCACCTCCAAAGAGGAAAACCGGAGGCCACCCTCAGGGGACACAAAGGAGAAACCACCCTCCAGTGGTgtcaagaaagagaaggaaaaagagggcaGCACAAGGAAGAAGGTTTTGCCCCCCTTGGAGGTGGCTTCAGACAACCACCTTAAAAAGCCAAAATATAGAGACCCAGAGAAAACCAAATCAGACAAAAACAAGCAAAGTCTGGAAAGCTTAGACATAGGCAAGGGGGCAGGAGACCTGTTGCCCAAGGTGAAAGAGAAGGTTTCTAACAACCTAAAGACtcaagaagggaaaggaaaacctTCTCTATCGGATAGAAAGTCAGCAGGCTCCTTCCCTAAAAATGAGGAGGCAGATATGGATGATGAATTTGAGCAGCCCACCATGTCTTTTGAGTCATACCTCAGCTATGACCAGCCccggaagaaaaagaagaagattgTGAAAACTTCAGCCACAACTCTTGGAGaaaaaggacttaaaaaaaatgattcgAAAAGCACTAGTAAAAACTTGGACTCAGTTCAGAAATTACCTAAGGTGAATGAAAACAAGTCAGAGAAGCTTCCGCCAGCTGGAGCCAATTCAGCCAAGCTGAGAAAG GTCCCCAGCGACGCGTTGCCAGCGTTGCCAGACCTTCCATTACCTGTGATACAGGCCAATTACcgtccccttccttcccttgatTTGATGTCCTCCTTCCAACCAAAGCGGAAAG CACTATCCTCAccccaggaagaggaagaaactggATTCACTGGACGAAGAATGAATTCTAAGATGCAGGTGTATTCTGGTTCCAAGTGTGCCTATCTCCCCAAAATGATGACCCTGCATGAGCAGTGCATCCGGATACTTAAAAACAACATCGACT CAATCTTTGAAGTGGGAGGCGTCCCGTATTCTGTTCTTGAACCTGTTCTGGAGAGGTGTACACCTGATCAGTTGTATCGCATAGAGGAATACAATCAC GTATTAATTGAAGAAACAGATCAATTATGGAAAGTTCATTGTCACCGAGACTTTAAGGATGAAAGGCCAGAAGAGTATGAGTCGTGGCGGGAGATGTACCTGCGGCTTCAGGATGCCCGGGAGCAGCGGCTCCGAGTCCTCACGAAGAACATCTTGCACGCACATGCCAATAAGCCCAAAG GCCGACAAGCAAAAATGGCCTTTGTCAACTCTGTGGCCAAGCCACCTCGTGATGTTCgaaggaggcaggagaaattTGGAACAGGAGGAGCAGCTGTGCCTGAGAAAATCAG GATCAAGCCAGCGCCATATCCCACGGGAAGCAGCCGTGCTCCCttcagcagtggcagcagcaacAGCTTTAACGCCAGCCCCGAGGAGCCAGCCTATGATGGCCCGAGCACCAGTGGCGCCCACTCGGCGCCTGTGGTCAGCAGCACTGTTTCCTATGAtcctaggaaaccgactgtgaagA AAATTGCCCCAATGATGGCCAAGACAATTAAAGCTTTCAAGAACAGATTCTCCCGACGATAA